CCTGTTCGCGGCCACCGCGAGCAGCACGCGCCGCGTCCCGCGGCGGGGGCCGGTGTACGGGGCCGCGGCCGTCCTCGTCGGCGTCGACATCTCGCTCATCATCACCGCCCCCGTCCACGACCTCTACTGGGCGATCCCGGCCGGGGCGACCCCGTCGGCGTTCGCCGTGATCGTCCCCGCGGTGGGCTACTGGCTGCACACGCTGTTGCTGGTCGTCCTGTTCGCCGCCGGAACCGTCCTGTTCGGGTTCGCGTGGGAGGCCGGCACCACCGTCCGGTTCACGCGCGCGTACGCCGTCGCGGGCGCGGCCACCGCCGCGGCCGTCGCCGCGAGCAACGTCGTCTTCCTCGGCGGCGGGTCGTTCGCGCCGCTGGTCGCGGCCGCGCTGACGACCGTCGGCTGGGTGCAGGCCGACGACGGGCGGACGCTCTACCGCGTCCGGCCGTACCTCCAGCCGATTCGCTCGATCAAGTAGCGCGCCGGATCGCCGCGCCCGCCTGCATCGACCGCGGGAGGGCACCCCGGCGGGACGCACTCGCCGCTCGCGGTCGGCGGTCACCTCCGGTATCGTGACCGTACGTCCGCGGCGACCGTCCCCGAAGCCTGTCCCTCCGGATCGCTCATCAACTCCTTACTGACCGTTCACCTCGCCTACCCGAACGCGGCCGAGAGGCGGCCGTCCCGTTCGCTCGAAATAACAATCGGGTACTCCGTTGGCCGAACGTCACGCACGATGAAACGACGAAAGTACCTCGCGGCCGCCACGGCGGCCGCCGTTCTCGCTGGCTGTGCGGGCGGCGAAGAAACCGACGATCCGACGAACGAGACCGACAACGACGAGGAGTCGACGAACGAGACGGACGACGAGGAGGAGTCGACGAGCGAGACCGACGAGGAAACGGAGGAGTCGACCGGCGCGGACGTCGAGACGTTCGACGACTTCGAGGACCTCGACGCGTGGGAGACGGTGATGGGGTCGCTGTCGGCCGACGAGGAGCGTTACTACGACGGCTCGCAGTCCGCGCTGCTCGAAGCCGCGACCGGCGACCAGCAGGTCCGGATCGTCCGGGAACTCGACTCGACCGAGGACTTCTCGGGGATGCGTCCCGGCCTCGCGATGACCGCCGAGACGACCGTCGACCCGGTGATCCAGCTGATCGACGACGACGGGAACCGCATCGACTTCCGCCAGGAACTCGACGGGGGGCTGCCGATGACGCGGTGTAACTTCGGCGTCGCCGAGGTCGACGGCGACCCGGACCTGAGCGAGGTCGCCGAGATCCAGATCGCCCTCTGGACGGGGACGGAGTACGAGGGCCGCCTGTGGGTCGACGACCTCCACTTCGTCCCCACGCCCGAGACCGGGAAGGTGATGCTCCAGTTCGACGGGGGCTACGAGACCGACTACACGAGCGCCCTCCCGCTGCTCGATGAGTACGGCTACCCCGCGACGTCGTTCATCACGACGGGCCGACTCCGCGGGGACGAGGAGCACGACGGCGACCGCCTCGTCGAGGACCACGTCGGCGAACTCGCCGACGCGGGCTGGACGATCGCCAGCCACACCGCCCACGGGACGATCCTGACCGATCCCGGCGAGCGCGACCGCGAGGCGGAGGTCGCCGACGCCAAGGAGTGGCTCGAGGACGAGGGCTTCGAGGACGGCGCCCGGTTCTTCTCCTACCCCGGCGGGCAGTACGACGTCGAGACCTACGAACTGGTCGAGGAGTACCACGACGTCGCCTTCGCCGGCCGCTACCCCGCCCAGGGGTACGCCGCGAACCCCCTCCTGTGCTCGCGGGTCACCGATCCCGGACCCGACGAGGCCCGGCGCGCGCTCGACCTGACCGCGGAGTTCGGTGGGATCACCTCGCTCTGTTACTACCGGCTCGACGGCGGGTCGCGCTCGGCGCTGGAGGCGGCGCTCGCGCACCTGAGCGACCTGGAAGAGGCGGGAGAAGTCGAGGTGATCACGCCGACGGAGTTCGAGGAGTATATGGCCTGAGACGCCGGGCTCAGACGGGCTGATCCGGCGTCTGCGGCTCGCTTCGTTCCGTACCGTTCAGTTCGGTCATCACGAGCGCGCGGTAGGCCCGCCGGAACCGCTCGGAGAGCGCCTGGTGGGAGACGCCGAGTTCGTCGGCGAGTTCCTCCATCGACGTCTCGCGCGGGATCGTGAAGTAGCCGTGATCGAGGGCGACCAGCAGCGTCTCGTACTGTTTGGCCGTGAGCCCGCAGGCCGCCGGCGTCTGCTCGCGCAGTTCCGAGAGCCGGACGAGGTTCGTCCCGATCCGTCCCTCCCCGAGGCGGTCGTAGAGCCGACTGGCGTCCTCGCGGTCGACGAACCGCACCCGGAGGTGCCAGCGGCCGTCGGCGGCCGAGGCCGCCAGCACCGTCCCGCCCTCCGAGAGGATCAGCCCGAACACGTCGGTCGCGTCCGCGGCGAACGAGACGTCGAACAGCCAGCGGTCGTCGCCCTCGCTGACCAGCGACGCCTCCCGGACCGTCTCGTCGGCGTCGAGGGCCGCCTCGACCGTCTCGCGGTCGGCCCCGTCGAACCACAGCCCGTAGCCGTCGGAGGCGATCACCTGCTCCATCTCGCAGGTCGCCGCCGGCGCTCGCTCGAACGTCGTCCCGAGCACCGTCTCCGCCGCCGGAAGCTCGAATTCTGCGATCGTGGTCATGATCGGATGCCCCGACGTATGCCGACCGGTACGATAACCTCGTTTCCAAAAATTTTAGCCCGATTCGGACTGAAATTCACCCCACGGAGAACGACCCGTCGATTCGCCGGCCGCAGGCGTTATGCGCGTCCGTCCCGTCTCGCCGCGGGATGACCGACGAACCCGGACTCGACCTCGCGCTGTCGGGGGACGCGGCCGCGGTCGCCGCCCGGCGCGACGAGGTGGCCGCCACCATCAGGGCCCACGCCGGCGAAGTCGCGCGCGAACTCTCGCTGCTCGGCGGCGGCGACTACGGCCGCGAGACGTTCGAGACCGACGCCGGGGAGTGGACGCTGAAGTACGAGGCGGGCGACGTCGAGTACCTGCGATTCTCGCCGGCCGGCGGCGGCGAGACGTACGTCGTCTCGACGAAACAGCCGCCCGAACCCGACGCGCTGGCCGACGCCGCCGCCGACTATCCCGCGTTCGTCGAGGCCTACAACCGCCACCTCGACGCCTACGAGGGCGTCCTCGACGACGTCCCCTCGACGTTCCCCGAAGTGCGCCCGGTGGGCCCGCTGGTCGCCGAGCGCGACCGGATCGTCGGCCGCATCCGCGACGTCGCCGACGCGATGGCGTCCCGCCTCTACCGCTACGAGGGCGAGTACGGGACGTTCGCCCGCCGCGTCTCGGGGACGCGCTGGGAACTGAAGTGGGACGGCGAGGCCGCCTCCTATCTCCGCGTCGGCGGCGAGGGCGGCACCTACCTCGTCTCCCAGTACGATCCGCCGGCGGCGACGGACGTCCGCCGGTACGCCGACGACGTCGCCGGCTTCGTCGAGGCGTTCAACGCGTTCGTCGACGAACTCGAGGCGGACCTCTCGCGGGTCTCCTTCGACGAACCCTAGCTCCCCCGCTCTCGCCAGCCGTACGGAGCGCTCTATACGTCACCTAGAAGCGTGTTTACGTCCGCCGCACGGATCGTCGGCCGAGGCGTCACGGGACGCCCGGACGATACACATGACCGGGACCGCCGACGTTTCCGACGACAGCACCGTTCGCCAGCGACCGTCCCCCCGCGCGGCCGACGGTCCGATCGACCTCGAAGCGGTCGTCGTACGCTACGACGACCGACCTGACCGCTGTACGCTCGTCCCCCGGGGGTGTCCGGACGAGCGGAAACTGACCACCTGGTACAGCGCGAACCTGACCGCGTTCGTCGACCTCGGCGACGCCCGGTGAGCGGCCGTCGCCGCCGGCCCGGCGGACGTTGGAAACCGTGGCCCCCGCCGCGTCGCGGCGGGCGACGTGAGGGTTAGACGTCGACGTACTGATTCACCCACTCCTGTCGCTGTTCGAGGGCTCGCTGCCCCTTCGGGGTCAGCGCGTAGTAGTTCGTCCGGCGGTCGAGTTGCCCCTTCTCGACGAGTTCCTGCTCGACGAGCGCGTCGAGGTTCGGGTAGAGCCGGCCGTGGGTCACCGGCTGGTCGATGTACTCGTTGATCCTGTCGAGAATCTCCTGACCGGACGGACGGTCCATCCCCGCGATGACGTACAGCAGGTCGCGTTGGAAGCCTGTGAGCTGATCCATGGATCACCCTCTGAGTGGCGACCTTCACCGATTTGTGGCTTTGTTATAGGGCTGGTACGTGCCGTCGGGCGATCGGAACGGCCGACGTATGGTCGGTAAGCATCGACGTTCCGACCGATCGGTCGCGCCGGCCCCTCGCGGGCGCGTCGCGGCGCTTTTGAACGCACCGGTCGTAGCAGCGGCCATGTCGAGCGATCCGCTCGCCTGGGAGACCCTCGACCGGCGAGTAGCGTACACCTGTCCGGGTTTCGACGTGGTTAACGAACGCGTTCGACTCCCCGACGGGAGCGAAACCGACTTCGATTACCTCTCCGAGCCACCGAGCGTCTGCATCCTCCCGTTGACGCCCGACGGCGACGTCGTCTGCATCGAGGAGTGGCGCCAGGCCGTCGACCGCGTCAGCTACGGGCTCCCCGCCGGCGGCGTCGAACCCGACGACGGCGACCTGACGGCGGCCGCCCGCCGGGAACTCGCCGAGGAGACGGGCTACGAGGCCGGGTCGCTCGACTCGCTGGTGACCGTCGAACCGGCCAACGGCATCGCCGACGCGCTCTTGCACGTCTTCGTCGCCGCCGACTGTCGGCCGACCGCGGAGCAACGGCTCGACTTCAACGAGAGCATCCGCGTCCGGCCGACGCCGTTCGAGGACCTCCTCGCGGCGGTCCGCGACGGCGCGGTCCGGGACGGCCGGACCGTGCTCGCGGTCTCGTACTACCGGCTGTTCGACGACGGCGCCTAAAACGGGAGTCGGGCGAAAGCGATCCGCAACGTCTCGCCCGCGTCGCGTCGGTTACGCGCTCTCGTTGTCGGCTGCCTCGTCGGTTTCGTTGTCTGCGGTCTCGTTCTCGGCTGTCTCGTTCTCGGCGGTTTCGTTCTCGGCGGTTTCGTTCTCGGCAGTCTCGTTGCCGCCGTCCTGGAGTTGCTCCTGGAGCCCCTCGGCGTCGCCGACGGTGATCGTCTGCGCCGTGGAGTCCTCGACCGTCATCTGGCTGGCGGCCGCGGACGTGACGGTCTCGGTGGTGCCGGTCTCGTCGTCCATCGTCTCGTTGTCCATCGTCTCGTTGTCCTCGCCGTCCATCGTCTCGTTGTCCTCGCCGTCCATCGTCTCGTTGTCCTCGCCGTCCATCGTCTCGTTGTCCTCGCCGTCCATCGTCTCGTTGTCGGCGGTCTCGTTGCCCGCGTCGTCCGCCTCCTCGGCGCTCTGGAGCGACTCGATCGTCATCGACTCGAACGTGACCTCCTGGACGCCGAACTGCTCGACGGTGAGTTCGTCGATCTCCTGCGTCGTCATCTCGCCGTCCTGCGCGGTCTCGTTGTCGGCAGTTTCGTTGTCGGCGGTCTCGTTGTCGGCAGTTTCGTTGTCGGCAGTTTCGTTGTCGGCAGTCTCGTTGCCGTCCTCCTCTTCCTCGTCGTCACCGCCGAGCAGTCCCTCGAAGAAGTCGCCGATCCCCGAGAGGATGCCGTCGTCGCTCTCCTCGACGGTCAACTGCTCGATGGTCATCTGCTGGACGTCCATCCGCTCGATGGTCATCTGCTGGACGGTGAGCTGGTCGGCGTCCTCGTCGATCAGGTCCTGCGTGCCGGCCGTCTCGTTGTCCTCGGTTTCGTTGTCCTCCTGGACGGAGATGGCGGCCGCCTCGTCGGTCTCGTTGTCCTCGCCGTCCATCGCCTCGTCGGTTTCGTTGTCCTCGGTTTCGTTGTCGGCGGTTTCGTTGTCCTCGTCGTCCATCGCCGCGTCGTCCATCGCCTCGTCGTCGACTTCGCCTTCCTCGATCCGGAGGTCCTCGATCGAGACGTTCTCGAGTTCGAGTCGCTCTATCTCGATGTCGGAGATGGTCACCGCCTGGGTGGCGTTGTCCTCCTGGGTGGCGTTGTCCTCGCCCTCGTCTTCGGTCTCGTTGAGTTGCCCCTCGAGTTCCTCGCCGTTTTGCACGTCGAGCTGTTCGACGTTTAGCTCCTCGATGGTGGCGTTCTCGACCGTGATGTTCTCGAGTTCGAGTGTCTCCACCTGGAGGTTCTCGATCGTTGCGCTCACGTCTCCAGCGTCGCCCTCGTCGGTCGCCGTCGTCCCTGCGCCCGCGGCTCCCGCGAGAGCGGGCCCGCCCGAGAGGGCGACCAGCAGGGCGACGAGTGTGACGCCGATTGCCTGCGTTCGTGATGCCATACGAACGAGCCTAACGCGTAAGCGCGGGCTAAAACGAGGCGACTGTTACGTCGTTGTCTCGGTCCAAAGGACTGTTAGGTCCACGTAACGGTCGCTAATCGTCGCTTCACATGTCCGACCCGGAGACCGTCGTCCGCCACCCGACGCCACACCCCGCGGGGGCTCGACCCCGGGAACGGAACGTTTACCGGCACGCTCGCGAACAGTCGCTCGATGCGCGAGCACTTCGAACTCCGGGAGACCGACGCCGGCGGGCGGATCGGCGAGCTGTACGTGCCGCGCGCGGACGTCACCGTCGAGACGCCCGCGCTCCTGCCCGTGATTAACCCGAATTTGCGGACGATCCCGCCACGTCGGCTCGCCGACGAGTTCGGCGCCGAGATTCTCATCACCAACTCCTACATCGTCCACGGCACCGACGACCTCCGGGAGCGGGCCCGCGAGGATGGCCTCCACGAGGTGCTCGACTTCCCCGGCGCGATCATGACCGACTCCGGCTCGTTCCAGCTCGCCGAGTACGGCGAGATCGACGTCACCACCGAGGAGATCCTCGCCTTCCAGCGCGAGATCGGCTCGGACATCGGCACGCCCGTCGACATCCCGACGCCGCCGGACGTCCCCCGCGAGCGCGCCGAAGCCGAACTCGAGACCACCAACGAGCGCCTCGAAGTCGCCGACGCGGTCGAGACGGGCGACATGCTCGTCAGCGCGCCCGTCCAGGGCTCGACCTACCCCGACCTGCGCGAGGCGGCGGCCCGTCACGCCGACGCGACCGACCTCGACGTCTTCCCGATCGGTGCGGTCGTCCCGCTGATGAACGACTACCGCTACGACGACGTGGTCGACGTCGTCGCCGCCGCCAAGCGCGGCCTCGGCGCCGACGCGCCCGTCCACCTCTTCGGCGCCGGCCACCCCATGATGTTCGCGCTCGCGGTCGCCGCGGGCTGTGACCTCTTCGACTCGGCGGCCTACGCGCTGTACGCCCGCGACGACCGGTACCTCACCGTCCGCGGCACCCGCCACCTCGACGACCTCGAGTACCTCCCCTGCTCGTGTCCCGTCTGCACCGAGTACGCCCCGGACGACCTCCGCGCCCTCCCGGACGAGCCGCGAGAGGCGGAACTCGCCGCGCACAACCTCCACGTCACCTTCGCCGAGATCCGCCGGATCAAGCAGGCGATCCGCGCCGGCAACCTGCTGGAACTCGTCGAGGCCCGCGCCCGCGCCCACCCGACGATGCTCGACGGCTACCGCGCGCTGCTCGATCACGCCGCCCAACTCGAACGCACCGACCCCGTCTCGAAGGGCGCGTTCTTCTACGTCTCCCACGAGAGCGCCCGCCGGCCCGAGGTGCTGCGCCACCGCGAGCGCATAGAGCGCCTTTCGGTCCCCGACTCGGTTTTTCTCACCGAGGGCGAGCCGTCGAGCGGCGACGAGTACGACGCGTCGTGGCGGGTCGTCCCGCCGTTTGGCCCCTTCCCGCGGGCGCTCTCGAAGACCTACCCGCTGACGGCGGAGGTGCCCGACCGGACCGACCGCGCGGCGGTCGAAGCCGCCGCGGAGGGGGTCGCCCGCCTCGTCGAGGCGAACCCCGGGAGCGAGTTCGCACTCGGCCACCGCGGCTGGCACGAGGCCGCGCTCGCGCTCGTCCCCGACTCGGTCGCCCTGATCGACCTCACCGTCGACCGCGTGTAGCCGCCGTACCGGAAGGGCGAAGTTCCGCCGGCGGCGTCGGTACCGTATGATCGGAACGGGATCGCTCGCGATCGGCCTCGTCGTCGGCGTCGTCGCGGTCGCGTGGGCGCTCCGGCGGCTCCGCGGCCGGCCGTCGGCCGACGAGCGCGCGTCCGCGCGCCGCCACCGCGAGGCGCAGGCGCGTGACCCGCCGGTCGAGATCGGCGACGAGTTCGAGGCGGGGGTCGTCGACTTCTCCCGGCACCACTCCGGCGAGCGCCACGCCGTCTGCAAGGTCGAGGGGTTCGTCGTCTTCGTCGAGGACGTTCCCGACGACCTCGAACGGGCGGACGCGATCCGCGCGAAGGTCCTCTCGTTCAACCGCGGGCACACCTCGGCGACGGCGACGTTCCTCGGACGGGCGTGACTCGCCGGCTATCGATAGCCTCTTTCACGCTCCGCCACCCAGTTCGGGTATGACCGACTACTTCGAGATCCACGAGCGCGACGGGGCCGCGCGACTGGGCGAACTCCGCCTCGAGTCGCCGCTCTCGACCCCGGCGCTCGTCGACGACGTCCTCGTCGACGCCGGCAGCCTCTGGTCGGCCGACCGCGAGGTACCCGACGGCGACGAGTCGCGGCTCACGGTCCTCCCCCACCGCGGGTTCCCCGGCGGCACCGCCGCCGAGGTCCGCGAGTCGTTCGCCGTCGACCACCCCGACGTCGACTACCCGAGCGCGGCCGTGATTTCCAGCGAGTCGCCCGCGGATCACGGAACGGACGCCTACGTCGTCTCCGACGTCCAGTCGATCGTCGGCCACGGCGAGGCGCTCGTCGAGGCCGTCGTCCGGGTCCGCGAGGCGATTCCCGCCGACACCGCGCTCGTCTGCTCGGGCGTCGCGACCCCGCGGAACGTCGCCGTCCTCGCGTACGCCGGCGTCGACGCCGTCGACGCGACGCGGGCGGTCGTCAAAGGGACGCAGGGCAAGTACCTCACGACCGAGGGCGAGTACTTCCTCGAGGACCTCGACGAACTCCCCTGCTCGTGTCCGGCCTGCCGGGGTCCGCGCGAGGACTTCTCCCGCGAGGACTGCGTCGAACACAACCGCAACGCGCTCGCGGCCGAACTCGCGGTCGTCCGCCGCCGGATCCGCGACGGCCGCCTGCGCGACTACGTCGAGGGGCAGGCCCGCCACGAGCAGTGGCTCACGGCCGCGATGCGCGAACTCGACTCGCAGTGGTCCTACCTCGAAGAGCGCACGCCGATCCTCCGCGACGCCGCCCTCGACGCCGCCACCGAGGACGCCCTCCGGCGGGTGGAGATCCAGCGCTTTGCCGACCGGGTGACGACGCGCTACCGCAACCGCTTTGCGAACCCGCTCGTGCTCGTCCCGTGCTCGGCGCGGAAACCCTACAGCGAGTCCCAGAGCCACGAGCAGTTCCACCGCGCGATCCAGTGGCGCGCCCACCTCGTCTCGATCACGAGTCCCATCGGCGTCGTCCCGCAGGAACTCGAGACGACCTACCCCGCCCAGCACTACGACACCGTCGTCACGGGTCGGTGGTCGGAAGACGAGAAGCGGTTCGTAAGCGAGGCCCTCCGGCGCTACCTCGAACGCAACGAGTACCCGCGGATCGTCGCGCACGTCCCCGACGAGGGCTACCGCGACGTCGTCGAACGGGTCGAGGCGGAACTCGACCTCGACGTCGAGTACACCGTCCCCGAGGGCGGCCACCCCACGGACGACGACTCGCTATCGAACCTCTCGGCGGCGCTGTCGGGCGAACTCAAGTACTCGAAGCGCGAGCGCGAGCACAACACCGTCCGCGCGATCGCGGACTACCTGCTCGGCGACGGCGCGGGCGACGCCCTCTTCGACGACGTCCGGACGACGAGTCGCTATCCCCGCCTGCAGGTCCGCGACGCCGACGAGACCCAGCTCGCGACGATGGTCCCGCAGTACGGCACCCTCTCGTTCACGCTGGAGGGGGCCGAGCGCTGGGTCGAGAGCGACGCCCCGGTCAAGCGCGTCGAGATCGACGGCTTCGTCCCGCACGGCAGCGTCCTCGCGCCGGGGGTCGTCGACGCCGACGAGGAGATCCGGGTCGGCGACGAGGTGGTCGTCGAGGGGCCGAAGGCGTTCGGCGTCGGCCGCGCCGAGATGTTCGGCCGCGAGATGGTCGAGAGCACCCGCGGCGTCGCCTGCGAGATCCGCCACGTCGAGGAGACGTAACTACTCCCGCTCGCCCGGACACGCCTTCAGCAGGTGCTCGCGGTAGACGGGCGCGGGGACGGATGCGCCACAGGCCTCGCACTCGATCCGTCGTCCCTCGTGGTCGCGGCGCTCGTCGCTCACGTCCACGCCGTCTCCGCCGCGACGGGTAACGGTTTCCCCGCCTCGCCGCCGTCGGGTCCCGTCTCCCCTCGTCGACCGCCCTCGCCCCCGTTCGTCCCGGTTTCGGACTGGTCCGTTTGCCCGACTTACTGTCAACCGAGCTATCTGTTTTATCATCTCACACGTCGTACGACTAGTGTGGTTACAATGAGCACAGTTACTCCCGACGCCGACTCCCCCGGCTACTCACTCCGGACCGGCTGGCGCACCCTCGCGCTCGCCGGCGGTATCGTCGCCCTCCTCGGCATCGCCGCGATGGCGTTCCCGTTCGTCTCGAGCATCTCGGTCGCGATCGGACTCGCCGCGGTATTTCTCGTCTCGGCGGTCGTCCACGCGGCCCACGCGTTCACCGCCCGCGGCTGGCGCGGCAGGCTGTGGCAACTCGCGCTCGCGGCGATCACCGCCATTGCCGCCGTCGTCTTGCTCGCGAACCCGATCCTCGGCCTCGCGAGCCTGACGCTCCTGCTCGTCGCCTACCTGATCGTCGACGGCGCGGCGGAACTCTGGATGTCGGCCCGGATGGCCGGCGAGTCCGGCCGCGTCGGCATCGCCGCCAGCGGCGCGATCTCGCTCGTCCTGGCGGCGATGCTCTGGATCGGCTTCCCCGCCGACGCCGTGTGGGCGATCGGCCTGCTCGTCGGCGTGAGCCTGTTCGTGACCGGCCTCTCGATGGCGTTCGTCGCCTACGCGGGCCGCGCGGTCGACGACACCGCCCGGGCGCCGGCCCAGCCCCGCGGCGCCTGAGCATCCGGGCCTCCCTCTTTTCCCCTTACTCCGAGCGTTCGCTCTCCTCGGCCTCGCCGAAGACCTCCTCGAAGAACTTCCGCTCGGCCGCCCGGAGGTGCTGGGTGAACGTCGCCGGCGAGATGTCCAGTCGCTCGGCGACCTCCTTGCCGCTCGTCGTCCGCGGCCACTCGAAGTACCCCGCCGCGACGGCCGTCTCGAGGGCGGCGTGTTGTTTCTCCGTGAGCTTCCGTTCGAGGGTCGCGTACTCCGGGAGCCGGTTCTCGTCGCGCTGGATCGTCCGCTGGGCGACGTACTCGACGCCCGCGAACGCGCTCTCGACCGTCTCGATGAACTGGCCCGTGTCGCTGCGCTGGGGGAGTTCGACCACGACCCGGAACTCGCCGTCGTCGACGGTCGCCGACTGCACCCGGCCGCCGTGGGTCGCGACCGTCTCGAACAGCGGCACCTCCCGCGAGGCGATCAGTTCGAACTCGTAGTCGGTCCGCCCCTGCGTGAGCGCGCGCATCTCCTCGAGGAAGTCGGTTCGCTCGACGGCCTCCGCGAACGGCTCCCGCGGGACGTCCGTCGCCGAGCCGTAGATCAGCGTGTCCTCGCCGCTGCGGATCAGCCGCTCGAACCGCAGGCACCCCTCCTCGGCCGCCGAGAGGTCGACGAGCGGCTCCGCGACGCCCCCGACCCGGAACTCGAGTTCGAGCGCCGCGTCCGTCAGCAGCGCGTCCTTGCGTTCGAGCGCGGTGATCGCGTGGCCGACGATCTCCCCCAGTCGGGCGAGGACCTCGACTTCGGTCTCGGAGAACGCGTCGGGCGTGCCCGCGTAGACGTTGAGCACGCCGTGGAGCAACTCCCCGTAGACGATCGGGATCGCCGCCGACGACCGGTAGCCCCGCTCTCGGGCGTCCTCGCGCCACGGTTCGAACGACGGGTCCGTCTCGATGTCGCGGACGACCTGCAGTTCCTTCGTGCGGACCGCCTCCCCGGCGGGGCCGCGTGCGGTCGGGCTATTGTCGACCGTGACCGTGATCTCGTCGAGGTACCCCTCCTCGACGCCGGCCGAGACCGTCGGCGTCACCTGCTGTCGGCCGGGCGCCACCTCGCCGATCCAGGCGAACCGGTAGGCGTCCGACTCCGCGAGGCGGTCACAGACCACCTGTTCGAGCTCCTCCCGCGTCGACATCCGGATGACGGCGTGGGTGACGTCCTGTCCGATCCGGTTGAGCCGGTTGAGCGCCTCTAGCTGGCGGCGCCTGCGGGCGCGCTCGAGTTCCTGTTGCTTGCGCTCGATCGCGTGCTGGATCGAGCGCACGAGCAGCGCGCTCGTCACCTCGTCTTTGACGAGGTAGTCCTCGGCGCCCCGTCCGATCGCCTCGATCCCGGTCCGCTGGTCGCGCAGGCCCGTGAGGACGACGATCGGCGCCTCCTCGTCCGCGCTCTCGACGGCCTCCAGCGTCTCGAGGCCGTCGCTGTCGGGCAGGTTCAGGTCGAGCAGGACGACGTCCGGGTCGTGCTCCTCGAGGTACTCGAGGCCGTCGGCCAGACGGTTCTCGCGGTGGATTCGGGGACGACCCGCCGTCGACCGCTCCGGATCGATCCGCCGGGGGAGTTCGCGGACGTCGCTCAGCATCTCCTCGATGAGGCGGGCGTCGCCGGGGTTGTCCTCGACGAGGAGGACGTCGAGTTCGTCGTCGT
The Salinilacihabitans rarus DNA segment above includes these coding regions:
- a CDS encoding bacterio-opsin activator domain-containing protein — translated: MTDANDDDELDVLLVEDNPGDARLIEEMLSDVRELPRRIDPERSTAGRPRIHRENRLADGLEYLEEHDPDVVLLDLNLPDSDGLETLEAVESADEEAPIVVLTGLRDQRTGIEAIGRGAEDYLVKDEVTSALLVRSIQHAIERKQQELERARRRRQLEALNRLNRIGQDVTHAVIRMSTREELEQVVCDRLAESDAYRFAWIGEVAPGRQQVTPTVSAGVEEGYLDEITVTVDNSPTARGPAGEAVRTKELQVVRDIETDPSFEPWREDARERGYRSSAAIPIVYGELLHGVLNVYAGTPDAFSETEVEVLARLGEIVGHAITALERKDALLTDAALELEFRVGGVAEPLVDLSAAEEGCLRFERLIRSGEDTLIYGSATDVPREPFAEAVERTDFLEEMRALTQGRTDYEFELIASREVPLFETVATHGGRVQSATVDDGEFRVVVELPQRSDTGQFIETVESAFAGVEYVAQRTIQRDENRLPEYATLERKLTEKQHAALETAVAAGYFEWPRTTSGKEVAERLDISPATFTQHLRAAERKFFEEVFGEAEESERSE
- a CDS encoding HdeD family acid-resistance protein gives rise to the protein MSTVTPDADSPGYSLRTGWRTLALAGGIVALLGIAAMAFPFVSSISVAIGLAAVFLVSAVVHAAHAFTARGWRGRLWQLALAAITAIAAVVLLANPILGLASLTLLLVAYLIVDGAAELWMSARMAGESGRVGIAASGAISLVLAAMLWIGFPADAVWAIGLLVGVSLFVTGLSMAFVAYAGRAVDDTARAPAQPRGA